CTCCCGACCTCCACCTCACGTTCCCGGGCAAGTGCGATGTCGGCCTGCTGCTCTACAGCCAGGGCAAGGTCGTCGCCCACAGTGACGGCGCCTGCACGACCGACAACACCGAATACGACATGCGCGCCGGCGAGACGCGCATCAGCGGTTTCGGCAACCTCCTGCTGACCCCCGCGGGGGTCCCGCCCGCCGCCGGCACGTACGACCTCGGCGTGCTCTTCCTCACCGGCGCCGGCGCCTACCAGGCCCCTCTCGTCAAGGTGACGCTAACCTAACAGTGGGCGTGCGCGACTAGCGCGCCAGCAGCGGCTTGAGGAACTGGCCGGTGTAGGACTCCTTGACCTTGGCGACGTCTTCGGGGGTGCCGGTGGCCACGACCGTGCCGCCGCCGGTGCCGCCTTCGGGCCCGAGGTCGATCAGCCAGTCAGCGGTCTTGATCACGTCGAGGTTGTGCTCGATCACGACGACGGTGTTGCCCGCGTCGACCAGGCGCGTGAGCACGCCGAGCAGGCGCCGGATGTCTTCGAAGTGCAGCCCGGTGGTCGGCTCGTCGAGCAGGTAGATGGTGTGACCCGTCGACCGCTTGGCGAGCTCCGACGCCAGCTTGACGCGCTGCGCTTCGCCGCCCGACAGCGTGGTGGCCGGCTGGCCGAGACGCACGTAGCCGAGGCCGACGTCGACGATCGTCTGCATGTGCCGGGCGATGATCGGCTGGTTGGCGAAGAACTCCTTGGCTTCCTCACACGGCATGTCGAGCACTTCGGCGATCGACTTGCCCTTGAACGTGATGTCGAGGGTGTCGCGGTTGTAACGGGCCCCCTTGCACACCTCGCACGGGACGTACACGTCGGGCAGGAAGTGCATCTCGATCTTGATCGTGCCGTCGCCCGCGCACGCCTCGCAGCGGCCGCCCTTCACGTTGAACGAGAAGCGTCCGGGCAGGTAGCCGCGCACCTTCGCCTCCTGCGTGGAGGCGAAGAGCGTGCGGATCTTGTCGAACACGCCGGT
The window above is part of the Acidimicrobiales bacterium genome. Proteins encoded here:
- a CDS encoding excinuclease ABC subunit UvrA, which codes for HDEDTIRTADWIVDIGPGAGEHGGEIVHSGTYADLLKVERSMTGAYLAGRREIHVPDIRRQPSPERQLRVIAAREHNLREVTAEFPLGCFVAVTGVSGSGKSTLVNDILYAVLARELNGARIVPGRHRTVDGLEHVDKVINIDQSPIGRTPRSNPATYTGVFDKIRTLFASTQEAKVRGYLPGRFSFNVKGGRCEACAGDGTIKIEMHFLPDVYVPCEVCKGARYNRDTLDITFKGKSIAEVLDMPCEEAKEFFANQPIIARHMQTIVDVGLGYVRLGQPATTLSGGEAQRVKLASELAKRSTGHTIYLLDEPTTGLHFEDIRRLLGVLTRLVDAGNTVVVIEHNLDVIKTADWLIDLGPEGGTGGGTVVATGTPEDVAKVKESYTGQFLKPLLAR